A single region of the Macrobrachium rosenbergii isolate ZJJX-2024 chromosome 5, ASM4041242v1, whole genome shotgun sequence genome encodes:
- the LOC136838620 gene encoding carboxypeptidase B1-like codes for MTMEGRRRKGAPKARTVIFVMLMLTSVTASLAVNVEPRANYDGWRIIEVVLDRDGGDDNAALDIMKKLEEMEAPSYLEVLRTRRDKGVAEVAASPQALEELRKKHKENVFRFSTTFQDLGKKLEMEIPSLRAQPLPSGEITFDRYMDVDEILAYIEDLPNKYPNLVNLRKVGNSVENRPIYLVTITRNIRTNGNKPIIFVDGGIHAREWISPAAAMYLIEKLSESPDLTRGIEWQIMPLLNPDGYAYTWTHDRLWRKNRVQVTRSCSGTDLNRNFGFHWGESGSSGYPCSSIYKGKGPFSEPESRALRDAMVAVKDRIHAYITIHSYGQYILYPWGYTTHRDRFNEPQLQKSGEGMARAIKNNDGTIFSVGTAAKLLYPAAGASDDWAAGELKIPLVYTAELRDEGIGGFVLPENLIIPAVTDAWVALNYLGKQTLRKEGVKLDSPGESHMPKHGQPQATEDSTAEEDPEVSEESKIVEMAGQLPESGESGSGFEMVPANQVPATIRSTLVAEPAFERPAQTPLNRPFNRKRYSSSEESSSSEESSEESGEDKK; via the exons ATGGCGTATCATCGAGGTGGTGCTCGACAGAGATGGCGGTGATGACAACGCTGCCCTCGACATTATGAAGAAACTGGAAGAAATGGAGGCGCCCTCTTATTTAGAAGTCCTCAGAACAAGAAGAGACAAAG GCGTAGCGGAAGTAGCAGCATCGCCACAAGCCTTAGAGGAGctcagaaaaaaacacaaagaaaacgtCTTCAGATTTTCGACAACCTTCCAGGACCTTGGAAA gaAACTTGAGATGGAGATCCCTTCCCTGCGAGCCCAGCCTCTCCCGAGTGGTGAAATCACTTTTGATCGTTACATGGACGTCGATGAG ATACTAGCCTACATAGAGGATCTGCCCAACAAGTATCCGAATCTTGTAAACCTGAGAAAAGTTGGTAACAGTGTTGAAAACAGACCCATTTACCTCGTCACCATAACAAGGAACATTAGGACGAATGGCAACAAGCCAATTATCTTCGTCGATGGGG GCATCCACGCCCGCGAATGGATCAGCCCCGCTGCTGCCATGTACCTGATTGAGAAACTGTCAGAGTCACCTGACCTAACCAGAGGCATCGAGTGGCAGATTATGCCTCTACTCAATCCAGACGGATATGCATACACTTGGACGCAC GATCGATTGTGGCGGAAAAACAGAGTCCAAGTAACCCGGTCTTGCTCAGGGACTGACCTCAACAGGAATTTCGGGTTCCACTGGGGAG AAAGCGGATCGAGCGGTTATCCCTGTTCCTCCATCTACAAGGGGAAGGGGCCATTCAGTGAACCCGAGAGCAGAGCTCTGAGAGACGCCATGGTTGCCGTCAAGGATCGCATACAC gCTTACATAACCATACATTCTTACGGGCAATATATCCTCTACCCTTGGGGATACACCACACATCGAGACAGATTCAACGAACCACAATTG CAAAAGAGCGGCGAAGGCATGGCTAGAGCAATCAAGAACAACGACGGGACGATCTTCAGCGTTGGAACAGCTGCTAAGCTTTTGT ATCCTGCGGCGGGAGCCTCTGACGATTGGGCTGCCGGTGAACTGAAAATTCCTTTAGTCTACACCGCCGAGTTGAGAGATGAAGGCATTGGTGGCTTTGTTTTGCCCGAAAACCTTATCATACCAGCA gTAACAGACGCCTGGGTGGCTCTCAACTATTTGGGCAAACAGACACTGAGAAAAGAGGGAGTAAAACTAGACTCACCAGGGGAGTCACATATGCCAAAGCACGGACAACCTCAAGCAACAGAAGATTCAACGGCCGAGGAGGACCCCGAAGTGTCGGAAGAATCAAAAATTGTGGAGATGGCCGGACAGCTACCAGAGTCGGGCGAATCTGGAAGCGGGTTCGAAATGGTACCTGCTAATCAAGTACCTGCGACGATTAGGTCTACCTTAGTAGCTGAACCTGCGTTTGAAAGACCAGCGCAGACGCCCTTAAACAGACCGTTCAACAGAAAACGTTACTCGAGCAGCGAAGAGAGCAGCAGCTCTGAAGAAAGCAGCGAAGAGAGTGgtgaagataaaaagtaa